One segment of Stomatobaculum sp. F0698 DNA contains the following:
- a CDS encoding antiporter, whose amino-acid sequence MSFIQGLSSNTVFMIFLTLVLGYAFGRINFAGVKFGTSGVLIVALIFGALGMEVPAIIGTAGLALFLACVGLSAGPSFITNLKANFWGFLATTGAILVAASGTVALAVKVFKLPMDLALGVMAGAMTCTASLATTKELFGDQSAAGVGYGLAYVFGIISVVMFVQLVPKFLKADIEAENAKLPDPPVSKSESDTSLLTVDGPGVFVVCVAIALGALIGAVELPLGGGSSFSLGTGGGAIIAGIVVSAIGHCGKIKLTAPKSTLVPLRDLGIAWFLLQNGAGAGPRFVSTLQKYGIMLFLVGALMSCVSILLAYIVARYLCKMPLFGALGATTGAMTSAPSLNALITVTGNDKAASFYAACQPIATVGLVILPKLLVAMLGS is encoded by the coding sequence ATGAGTTTCATTCAGGGTTTAAGCAGCAATACGGTATTCATGATTTTCTTGACCTTGGTGCTCGGGTACGCTTTCGGGCGGATCAATTTTGCCGGTGTTAAATTCGGCACATCGGGCGTACTGATTGTCGCGTTGATTTTCGGCGCGCTCGGCATGGAAGTGCCCGCCATCATAGGAACGGCCGGTCTCGCGTTATTCCTGGCCTGTGTGGGGCTCTCGGCCGGTCCTTCGTTCATCACAAATCTCAAGGCAAACTTTTGGGGCTTTCTTGCGACCACCGGTGCGATTCTGGTTGCGGCGAGCGGCACCGTGGCGCTGGCAGTCAAGGTATTCAAGCTGCCCATGGACCTTGCGCTCGGCGTGATGGCGGGAGCCATGACCTGTACGGCAAGTCTCGCGACCACCAAAGAACTCTTCGGCGATCAGTCCGCGGCCGGTGTGGGCTACGGTCTCGCCTATGTCTTCGGCATTATTTCGGTGGTCATGTTTGTTCAGCTGGTGCCGAAATTTTTAAAGGCGGATATCGAGGCGGAAAATGCAAAGCTTCCGGATCCGCCGGTTTCAAAGAGCGAGAGCGATACCTCTCTTCTCACGGTCGACGGACCGGGTGTATTTGTTGTTTGCGTTGCGATTGCCCTCGGCGCGCTGATCGGTGCGGTCGAGCTGCCGCTCGGCGGCGGCTCGAGCTTTTCGCTCGGAACGGGCGGCGGTGCTATCATTGCGGGCATCGTGGTATCGGCCATAGGGCACTGCGGAAAAATCAAACTTACGGCGCCGAAGTCCACGCTGGTGCCGCTCCGCGATCTCGGCATTGCTTGGTTCCTGCTGCAAAACGGAGCCGGTGCGGGTCCTAGGTTTGTCTCAACGCTACAGAAGTATGGTATTATGCTCTTCCTCGTGGGAGCACTGATGAGCTGCGTTTCGATTCTGCTCGCCTACATTGTGGCGCGCTATCTCTGCAAGATGCCGCTCTTCGGTGCACTCGGCGCTACGACCGGTGCCATGACTTCCGCGCCCTCTCTGAACGCGTTGATTACCGTGACCGGAAACGACAAGGCAGCTTCTTTCTATGCGGCTTGCCAGCCGATTGCGACCGTGGGTCTTGTGATACTGCCGAAGCTTCTGGTGGCAATGTTGGGTTCGTAA
- a CDS encoding antiporter, whose amino-acid sequence MDFIQSLSSNAVFMIFLTLVLGYALGRISFAGIEFGTSGVLIVALIFGALGMEVPSVIGTAGLGLFLACVGLSAGPTFFSNLKANFWGYIATTAAVLVGASLTVTLAVKAFGLPLDLALGVMAGAMTSTASLATTKEVFGDQSAAGVGYGLAYVFGIISVLLFVQLLPKLLKVDIAAENDKLPKLPAAKAEKEKALTEIDGPGVFVVCLAIMLGALIGSFKLPLGGGATFSLGTGGGAIIAGIAVSSIGHIGKIKLTAPKSTLVPLRDLGIAWFLLQNGASAGPKFVSTLQQYGVMLLLIGALISCVSLLFAYAVARFVFRIPLFGALGATTGAMTAAPSLNALIGVSKDDRVASFYAACQPIATVGLVVLPNFLVAILGA is encoded by the coding sequence ATGGACTTCATTCAATCCTTAAGCAGCAATGCGGTATTCATGATTTTCCTCACTTTGGTGCTCGGCTATGCGCTGGGACGTATCAGTTTTGCGGGTATTGAGTTCGGTACTTCGGGGGTTTTGATTGTCGCGCTGATTTTCGGTGCCCTCGGCATGGAAGTGCCGTCTGTCATCGGAACGGCGGGACTGGGCCTCTTTCTGGCCTGCGTGGGGCTCTCTGCGGGACCTACCTTCTTCTCGAATTTAAAGGCAAATTTCTGGGGTTACATCGCGACGACGGCAGCGGTTTTGGTGGGCGCAAGCCTTACGGTTACCCTGGCGGTGAAGGCCTTCGGTCTGCCGCTTGACCTGGCGCTCGGTGTGATGGCGGGCGCAATGACCTCGACCGCAAGCCTTGCGACCACCAAGGAAGTCTTCGGCGATCAGTCAGCAGCCGGTGTGGGCTACGGTCTTGCCTATGTGTTCGGCATCATTTCGGTTTTACTCTTTGTGCAGCTGCTTCCGAAGCTCTTAAAGGTGGATATCGCGGCGGAAAATGATAAGCTCCCCAAGCTTCCCGCAGCAAAGGCGGAGAAGGAGAAAGCGCTCACGGAGATTGACGGTCCGGGCGTGTTTGTTGTCTGTCTTGCGATTATGCTCGGTGCTCTCATCGGCAGCTTTAAGCTTCCGCTCGGCGGCGGGGCGACCTTCTCGCTCGGAACGGGCGGCGGCGCTATCATCGCGGGCATTGCGGTATCTTCGATCGGTCACATCGGCAAGATTAAGCTGACGGCACCGAAGTCCACGCTCGTGCCTCTCCGCGACCTCGGCATTGCCTGGTTCCTTCTCCAGAACGGTGCCTCGGCGGGTCCTAAGTTTGTTTCCACGCTTCAGCAGTACGGTGTCATGCTTCTTCTGATCGGCGCGCTGATTAGCTGCGTGTCCCTGCTCTTTGCCTACGCGGTGGCGCGCTTTGTGTTCCGGATTCCGCTCTTCGGTGCGCTCGGCGCAACGACCGGTGCCATGACGGCGGCACCCTCGCTGAATGCGCTGATCGGTGTCAGCAAGGATGACAGAGTGGCTTCCTTCTATGCGGCCTGCCAGCCGATTGCAACCGTGGGACTGGTGGTCCTGCCGAACTTCCTTGTTGCGATTTTGGGTGCTTAA
- a CDS encoding right-handed parallel beta-helix repeat-containing protein, whose product MRKRSGLGLILLLLSLLSVGCGGKGGQETAGENQGKQSSGKAEGYTGEELEALCGEWSSVYSLFTSYEEDGKKTDQFSMASDDSSMDKKDLVLYTENGALYADYRDSVTTYYHLPMERSKEKLYEGYEGYDWCLVAKPGRWGEIPPRFGLNDKGELLRFNAGEEDGDRWEYRDLFVKNDSENSKNAEEYRYLRVVTVSTAEELAAAIGSRTKIILKPGAYDITALMAAGTTGKVQESYDTVIDVPGFYLEGIENLCIEAESGELTELYITDSARPVLPIYNSGHIKFSGITFGHRIEPGHCSGSVIYLSGASNIDIEGCKLYGCGSYGVYADGASDIHFKGSEIYDCTYGIMCLRNVYYLDAADCDFYDNSGYEMLEFYQSSGLNFRDCRFRNNGSKDHAFMRLAECWEVKIDNCKFDGNVYAKFADNDTEDDESERSLIIENTVFHDGN is encoded by the coding sequence ATGAGGAAGCGAAGCGGACTCGGGCTTATTTTGCTACTGCTCAGTCTTCTCTCGGTCGGCTGCGGCGGAAAGGGTGGGCAGGAGACAGCCGGAGAGAATCAGGGAAAGCAGTCAAGCGGCAAGGCGGAAGGGTACACGGGAGAGGAGTTGGAAGCTCTCTGCGGCGAGTGGAGCTCGGTCTACAGTCTCTTTACTTCCTATGAGGAAGACGGCAAAAAAACGGATCAGTTTTCCATGGCGAGCGATGATTCTTCGATGGATAAGAAAGATCTTGTCCTCTACACGGAAAACGGAGCGCTTTACGCAGATTATCGAGATTCCGTGACGACTTACTATCATCTTCCGATGGAGCGGTCGAAGGAAAAGCTCTACGAGGGCTATGAGGGCTATGACTGGTGTCTGGTCGCAAAACCGGGGCGCTGGGGGGAAATTCCCCCGCGCTTTGGGCTGAATGATAAGGGAGAATTACTCCGCTTTAACGCGGGCGAGGAAGATGGGGATAGATGGGAGTATCGAGATCTCTTCGTAAAGAACGACAGCGAAAACAGCAAGAATGCGGAGGAGTATCGCTACTTGCGGGTTGTCACGGTTTCGACTGCCGAGGAACTGGCGGCGGCGATCGGTAGCCGAACAAAAATAATTTTGAAGCCGGGCGCTTACGATATCACGGCGCTCATGGCAGCGGGAACTACGGGCAAGGTCCAGGAGTCCTATGACACCGTAATCGATGTCCCGGGCTTTTATCTGGAAGGCATCGAGAATCTCTGCATTGAGGCAGAGTCAGGGGAGTTGACAGAACTCTATATCACCGACTCCGCTCGCCCGGTGTTGCCGATTTACAATTCCGGCCATATCAAATTCAGCGGAATCACCTTCGGTCACCGGATTGAGCCGGGACATTGCAGCGGAAGCGTAATTTACCTGAGCGGCGCAAGCAACATCGATATTGAGGGCTGTAAGCTCTACGGTTGCGGAAGTTACGGCGTCTATGCCGACGGCGCCAGTGACATTCATTTCAAGGGCTCTGAAATTTACGACTGCACCTACGGCATCATGTGCTTGCGAAATGTATACTATCTGGATGCCGCGGACTGTGATTTTTACGACAACAGCGGCTATGAAATGCTGGAATTCTATCAGAGTTCGGGCCTTAATTTCCGGGATTGTCGCTTCCGCAACAACGGCAGCAAGGATCATGCCTTCATGAGACTTGCAGAGTGCTGGGAGGTGAAAATCGACAATTGCAAGTTCGACGGCAATGTGTATGCGAAATTTGCGGACAACGATACGGAGGATGATGAAAGCGAGCGCTCCCTCATCATTGAGAACACTGTTTTTCATGATGGGAACTGA
- a CDS encoding ATP-binding cassette domain-containing protein, whose product MLQIKNLNIEHRRDLRVILENFNLVLNTGDKAVIIGEEGNGKSTLLKWIFDPALVAAYAECGGERILGTERLSYLPQELPDERKGLSVYEFFSATDAFFNCSPKELSELAARFRLSPEFFYGEQRMDTLSGGEKVKAQLLRIFLERPTVLLLDEPSNDLDLATLELLESLINEWEGIVLFTSHDETLIERTATVVIHLEQLKRKSESRYAVVRDSYLRYRQQRAELFVRKTQQAENERKEKRLRDEKYARLYNSVERALSSVSRQAPGEGKNLKDKMHVVKAMGKRFEKEDAEMTEMPEQEEAIFFRLGGEAAVMPQGKTVIDYALAELKTPDGERLLAKDISLKLRGPEKLCIIGENGAGKTSLLRRIAADLLARADLRAQYMPQNYEDLLDLERTSVDFLDSSGDKAVRTKIRTYLGALKFTAEEMDHPMRELSGGQKAKVLLLKMSLSDANVLILDEPTRNFSPLSGPVIRSLLAAFPGAVISISHDRKYIDEVCTRVLRLTETGLVPAPEFGKQS is encoded by the coding sequence ATGCTCCAAATCAAGAATCTCAACATAGAACATCGGCGCGATTTGCGCGTCATTCTGGAGAACTTTAACCTGGTTCTGAATACCGGTGATAAGGCGGTTATCATCGGCGAGGAGGGAAACGGGAAGTCTACCCTGCTCAAGTGGATTTTTGACCCCGCCCTTGTTGCGGCCTATGCGGAGTGCGGCGGTGAACGTATCTTGGGGACAGAGCGGCTTTCGTATTTGCCGCAGGAGCTGCCGGATGAGCGGAAAGGCCTCTCGGTCTATGAATTCTTTTCGGCGACGGATGCGTTTTTTAACTGCAGTCCGAAGGAACTCTCAGAGCTCGCCGCGCGCTTTCGCCTGTCGCCGGAGTTTTTTTACGGAGAGCAGCGCATGGACACACTCTCCGGCGGCGAGAAGGTGAAGGCACAGCTGCTCCGTATCTTTTTGGAGCGGCCTACGGTACTTTTGCTCGACGAGCCCTCGAATGACTTAGATCTTGCCACGCTCGAATTACTGGAAAGCCTGATCAATGAGTGGGAAGGCATTGTCCTCTTCACCTCGCACGATGAAACCTTGATTGAGCGGACGGCAACTGTGGTGATTCACTTAGAACAACTGAAGCGGAAAAGTGAGAGCCGCTATGCGGTGGTGCGTGATAGCTATCTTCGCTACCGGCAGCAGCGCGCGGAACTTTTTGTGCGAAAGACCCAACAGGCGGAGAACGAGCGCAAGGAGAAAAGGCTCCGGGATGAAAAATACGCGCGGCTCTACAACTCGGTGGAGCGAGCGCTTTCAAGTGTTTCCCGTCAGGCACCGGGCGAGGGAAAGAACTTAAAAGACAAGATGCATGTTGTGAAGGCCATGGGAAAGCGCTTTGAAAAAGAAGACGCGGAGATGACCGAAATGCCGGAGCAGGAGGAGGCAATTTTCTTTCGGCTCGGCGGTGAGGCGGCAGTGATGCCACAGGGCAAAACAGTGATTGACTATGCCCTCGCGGAACTGAAAACGCCGGACGGTGAACGTCTGTTGGCAAAGGATATATCCCTCAAACTGCGTGGTCCCGAAAAGCTCTGCATCATAGGTGAGAACGGCGCGGGAAAGACGAGCTTGCTTCGCAGAATTGCGGCGGATTTGCTCGCGCGAGCAGATCTCCGCGCGCAGTATATGCCGCAGAACTATGAGGATTTGTTGGACTTGGAACGAACCTCGGTCGACTTCTTGGACAGCAGCGGCGATAAGGCAGTGCGCACCAAAATTCGCACCTATCTCGGAGCGCTTAAATTCACAGCGGAGGAGATGGATCATCCCATGCGGGAACTCTCCGGCGGACAAAAGGCCAAGGTCTTGCTCCTCAAAATGAGCCTCTCGGATGCGAATGTTCTGATACTCGATGAGCCGACACGCAACTTTTCGCCGCTCTCGGGCCCTGTGATTCGAAGCCTGTTGGCCGCGTTCCCGGGGGCTGTTATCAGCATCTCCCACGACAGAAAGTATATCGATGAGGTCTGTACGCGCGTGCTGCGTTTGACGGAAACAGGATTGGTACCTGCGCCGGAATTCGGCAAACAGAGTTGA
- a CDS encoding HEAT repeat domain-containing protein: protein MRKSYRELTEEIKTDGERLKLIAALGSSDDLAYHYALICEDWAAGGKLLLENSFDRHGEAGIIFLLEQLRAFGTASKTGTSSEENAAVGSGAGREISTDTLGAKKLQRDAGKIRQRNGEQDCRRNSEQDGQQDCQQDHEQDCRQGGEADTAYLAAKILSQLRHRDFYAARAKELAALLTARWEISDIALRRKQIIALGWIGSESEINLLIDSMQSDSDALCRAWAAAALMQLSFHAVDAAFLRERTKTAFAAAIQKEGDLNAAGIMIEAVQTLFGKKWISAAAAEAAESESIEKARKSALRFLGKA from the coding sequence TTGCGGAAATCATATCGTGAACTGACAGAGGAAATCAAAACGGACGGGGAAAGGCTTAAACTCATTGCAGCGCTCGGGAGCAGCGATGACCTCGCTTATCACTATGCGCTGATCTGCGAGGACTGGGCGGCGGGCGGAAAACTCCTGCTCGAGAACAGCTTTGACCGGCACGGGGAAGCGGGAATCATCTTTCTACTTGAGCAGCTCAGAGCGTTTGGGACGGCTTCAAAAACGGGCACAAGTTCAGAGGAAAATGCAGCTGTCGGTTCGGGTGCAGGTAGGGAGATAAGTACCGACACGCTTGGTGCAAAAAAACTGCAGCGAGACGCGGGAAAGATCCGGCAGCGAAACGGTGAACAGGACTGTCGGCGAAACAGTGAACAGGACGGTCAACAGGACTGTCAGCAAGACCACGAGCAGGACTGTAGACAGGGGGGAGAGGCAGATACCGCTTACCTCGCCGCCAAAATTCTCTCGCAGTTAAGACACAGAGACTTTTATGCCGCGCGCGCCAAAGAGCTGGCAGCACTTCTGACCGCAAGATGGGAAATTTCGGATATCGCGCTTCGAAGAAAGCAAATCATTGCCCTCGGTTGGATCGGCTCTGAGTCGGAAATCAATCTTCTGATTGACTCTATGCAGAGCGATTCGGATGCACTCTGCCGCGCCTGGGCGGCAGCCGCGCTCATGCAGCTCTCCTTCCACGCTGTCGATGCAGCGTTTTTGCGGGAGAGAACGAAGACTGCCTTTGCGGCGGCAATACAGAAGGAGGGCGACTTGAATGCTGCCGGCATCATGATAGAGGCGGTACAGACACTCTTCGGAAAGAAGTGGATATCTGCCGCGGCAGCGGAAGCGGCAGAGTCCGAGTCGATTGAAAAGGCGAGAAAATCGGCTCTTCGTTTTCTCGGCAAAGCCTGA